AAACGGCGCAAAGGAAGTACGGGGGCAGAACTCATAGCACGCGCCGCAGATCTCATAACACTTCTGCTTCGTCTTCGGCAGCTCGTTCTCGAACGCGATGTATTCTTTACAGAACGCTCCGCACGTCCCGCAGTAGCAACAGAGCCCGTTATAGATCACTTCAGCCTCTAAATCCGTTAAATTACCGCTTATCTTTGCCATTGCCCTCTCTTCACCTCCGCACACTCCGCACGAGCCGCTGCAGCATCTCCTTATACTGCTGCTCCTGACGCGGCGTGACGTTCGCAAAGCTCATCCGCGCGTTCGGATGGTAATACCGATCGATCGAGACCGCACGAATCAACGGATCGGTCGCGAAATTCTTGATGCCTGAGAGCATCTGCGATGCGTAATAATACACAATCCCGTAGAAGATCACGAAATCATAATTACCCTGGCCGTCCAATCCCGTCCAGTTCGGGTCCCGCAAGCAGTTCGTGAGCTCGTGCAGGTTGTACTGCGTGACGTTCTCGGTATAGCCCTTTTCAATAAAGCCCTTGATACTATGGCCCGTTGCCGCGATCGGAACGCCCTTCTTCCCCAACGCGATCGCGATCTCGATGAAGAACCCGTCCCGTATGATTTCAGAGCCCACGACCAGAAGCGGCCGTTTCGCACTTGCGATATAGCTCCCCATTACCTCCGGTGCAACGACGACGCCCGATTCTGGACCAGGTATATTCGCCACGTTAAAGGGTATCTCAGTTACCATCGTTCTCCCTTCCTCTCCCTAGCTCTATTCCTCCTTCTTCTTCCGCACCAAGCGTTTCAGGTTCGTCGGATTGAATGAAGGGTCGTAGCCGCGAATGGGGCCCTCAAGGATCTTCTTCAGCTTCCAGTCGATCTTCCAGCCCTGCTCGTCCTCCAGCTTCTTTAAGAGCTCGTTCCGCCTGGCGATCGGTACATCGCTCGCGGCTCGAACGTAGAGGTGCCAATCCTTGGGATAGGCGTGGAGGTACTTCAAGCTGAGATCGATATAGTGCGTGAGCTTGATTGACCGACCACGATCGGTATCCGAAGGCCTGAAACAGAGTTTCGCGATCATCGGCAACGCCTCCTCCACCGTCTCGCAGGCCACCAGCAGGTGCTCTGGCCCGGGCTCAACGGCAATCTCTGAGCCGTCGCTGGCATTAATGATCTTCCAATCGTCCGTCAGGTCAGCGCGACCGAGGAACGCGCGCCGGTATTTCGTGCTGTGTGGTCCCACGACTGCAGGAATACCGAGACGGTTGAAACCGGTGGCAATCGATGCCGCTTTCTGGGACATCGCGCCCCATGCAACGCCGCAGGCGCCCACGCGGCTCAGGATGTAATCGGCTATCTCCTCATAGTTCCCCCGTAGGTGCCGACCGGCAAAGATGCTCGCGATCTTGATCGCGGCATCGTGAATGTGTGCATTGGAGACACAGGAGCCGATGTTGAGCACACCACCACCGTCGAACCGGCCGTGATGCTGCTCATAGACCGTTTTACCTTCCTCATCCTTCCACAACGCGGCATCGATCGCCATACAGCCTGTGAGCGTGATAATATAGTTCCGTTCCGCGAACTCCTTGACGATGAGCCATGCATCTTTGGTCCCCTGTGGGTAATTGCCGCAACCGATGGGCGCGATCACACCGGGTATGGTGCCCAGGACAATCGGTGCGCCGACATCGCGAATCTCACTGTCCCAGATAGGGCCGCGTCCTATGCGCATCCGTCCACGCTCCTCCACGATCTGAGGATACGCCGATTTCGTGATGACATCAATGATCGGCATATGCTTCTTACAGACTTGCTCGCACCGGCCGCAGCCAACGCAGATGTCAAACAGCTCTGCCAGTGGCTTGCGGTCTCCGGCCGCAGCACAGGCCATTGCCTCGCCGATTTGCATGCCGGTTGGACATGCAAGCGTGCAGTTTCCA
Above is a window of Methanomicrobia archaeon DNA encoding:
- the cdhB gene encoding CO dehydrogenase/acetyl-CoA synthase complex subunit epsilon, encoding MVTEIPFNVANIPGPESGVVVAPEVMGSYIASAKRPLLVVGSEIIRDGFFIEIAIALGKKGVPIAATGHSIKGFIEKGYTENVTQYNLHELTNCLRDPNWTGLDGQGNYDFVIFYGIVYYYASQMLSGIKNFATDPLIRAVSIDRYYHPNARMSFANVTPRQEQQYKEMLQRLVRSVRR